Proteins found in one Massilia sp. H6 genomic segment:
- the tssJ gene encoding type VI secretion system lipoprotein TssJ, with protein sequence MRKIYLLALGLAAALSGCASNGMAGAALEAVGLRKPPELPDAQKAARTVALRLHASHKLNADRNGQPLALAVRIYQLRHKEAFEQAPYAVFLSPQAERANLGSDLVQVREIMLVPGQRYEVLEKVGREASHLAVVALFQRPAAGRWRASFPAGEAERTGLTLGLHACALTAGASSPAPSLSSVRCQ encoded by the coding sequence ATGAGAAAAATTTATCTGCTGGCGCTGGGCTTGGCGGCCGCCCTGTCCGGGTGTGCCAGCAACGGGATGGCGGGCGCGGCACTGGAAGCGGTCGGGCTGCGCAAGCCGCCCGAATTGCCCGATGCGCAAAAGGCAGCGCGTACGGTGGCGCTACGCCTGCATGCATCGCACAAGCTCAACGCCGACAGGAACGGGCAGCCACTGGCGCTGGCGGTGCGCATCTACCAGCTGCGCCACAAGGAAGCCTTTGAGCAGGCGCCCTATGCCGTCTTTCTGAGCCCCCAGGCCGAGCGCGCCAACCTGGGTAGCGACCTGGTGCAGGTGCGGGAAATCATGCTGGTGCCGGGCCAGCGCTACGAGGTGCTGGAAAAGGTCGGCCGCGAAGCCAGCCACCTGGCCGTGGTCGCCTTGTTCCAGCGGCCGGCCGCCGGGCGCTGGCGCGCCAGTTTCCCGGCCGGCGAGGCCGAGCGCACCGGCCTGACGCTGGGCTTGCATGCCTGCGCCTTGACGGCCGGCGCCAGTTCACCGGCGCCGTCGCTTTCGTCTGTGCGCTGTCAATGA
- the tssK gene encoding type VI secretion system baseplate subunit TssK has translation MAGTEGEVDVSMPAKLLWGEGLFLRPQHFQQQDRYHEARLNQTACALHPYAWGVRKLTIDHDALRHDVLRIEELSILFPDGEVYRAPCADPLPLQVRLGELPAGVQTVTFHAALPSLKTYGDNCAHPGTVDGPDSLGVDARFTSHERDTQDLFTGAAEAPVTYLRKSLKLVADSDALEAYDSFPLLRLRRIALGGFEADPSFVPPSMSIDAVPGLHLNLARLMEKLLAKVNALYGHLREPSKNVVEIRGGDVSAFWLLHTASTGYAGLSHFLGHRDLHPERLFGELLSLAGGLMTYSRSYRLEDLPSYVHADPGPQFARLDGIIRELLDTVISSRYFTIALNRERPCYYLGALDSGRINLQTTLYLAVAADMPALQLVEVVPLQFKIGAPEDVDKFVLSALPGVKLVHAPQVPAAVPVRPDTYYFILENRGMLYETMLKAQAISVYVPEGHLPNGHVPNGHVPNGHVPNRIRDLRLELIAVAA, from the coding sequence ATGGCGGGCACTGAAGGCGAGGTCGATGTGAGCATGCCAGCGAAACTACTCTGGGGCGAAGGCCTGTTCCTGCGGCCCCAGCACTTTCAGCAACAGGACCGCTACCACGAGGCGCGCCTGAACCAGACCGCTTGTGCGCTTCATCCGTATGCCTGGGGGGTGCGCAAGCTGACAATCGACCACGACGCGCTGCGCCACGACGTGCTGCGCATCGAGGAATTGTCGATCCTGTTCCCCGATGGCGAAGTTTACCGCGCACCGTGCGCCGATCCCCTGCCCCTTCAGGTACGCCTGGGCGAGCTGCCGGCCGGCGTGCAGACCGTGACCTTCCACGCCGCCCTGCCCTCGCTCAAGACCTATGGCGACAATTGCGCGCACCCGGGCACCGTCGATGGGCCGGACAGCCTAGGTGTTGATGCACGCTTCACCAGCCACGAGCGCGATACCCAGGACCTGTTCACCGGCGCGGCCGAGGCGCCGGTCACCTACCTGCGCAAGAGCCTGAAGCTGGTCGCCGACAGCGACGCGCTCGAAGCCTATGACAGCTTTCCGCTGCTGCGGCTGCGGCGCATCGCGCTTGGGGGCTTCGAAGCCGACCCGTCGTTCGTGCCGCCGAGCATGTCGATTGACGCCGTGCCCGGCCTGCACCTGAACCTGGCGCGCCTGATGGAAAAGCTGCTGGCCAAGGTCAACGCCCTGTACGGGCACCTGCGCGAGCCCAGCAAGAACGTGGTCGAGATCCGCGGCGGCGACGTCTCGGCATTCTGGCTGCTGCATACCGCCAGCACCGGTTACGCGGGGCTGTCGCATTTTCTTGGCCACCGCGACCTGCATCCCGAACGCCTGTTCGGCGAGCTGCTGTCGCTGGCCGGGGGCCTGATGACCTATTCGCGCAGCTACCGGCTCGAAGACCTGCCGTCCTATGTCCATGCCGACCCCGGCCCCCAGTTCGCACGGCTCGACGGCATCATCCGCGAACTGCTCGATACCGTGATCTCGTCGCGCTATTTCACGATCGCCCTGAACCGCGAACGCCCTTGCTACTACCTGGGCGCGCTCGATTCGGGACGCATCAACCTGCAGACCACGCTCTACCTGGCGGTGGCGGCCGATATGCCTGCGCTGCAACTGGTTGAAGTCGTGCCCCTGCAGTTCAAGATCGGGGCGCCCGAAGACGTCGACAAGTTCGTGCTGTCGGCCCTGCCCGGCGTAAAGCTGGTGCACGCGCCGCAGGTGCCTGCGGCGGTGCCGGTGCGGCCCGATACCTATTACTTCATCCTGGAGAACCGTGGCATGCTGTATGAAACGATGCTCAAAGCGCAGGCGATCTCGGTCTACGTCCCGGAGGGACATCTCCCGAACGGGCACGTTCCAAACGGGCATGTCCCGAACGGGCATGTCCCGAACCGGATCCGCGACCTGCGCCTCGAACTGATCGCGGTGGCGGCATGA
- the icmH gene encoding type IVB secretion system protein IcmH/DotU, giving the protein MNAFVERRVAPQPGERVARPPQRLSDIMYEGFYALFLLKNGCGPQDKVAFADNMTAFLADVDRQAKALGISAEDVTAAKYAFCSAVDEIILRSSFDVREAWETRPLQLRVFGDQLAGEHFFHRLEDLRAKGVVHVEALEVFHMCLLLGFQGRYALDGRDKLDYLVARLGDEIARMRGRTRGFAPHAERPDQVVNRLHSDLSLWVLGTVFLVAGLGAYLGFDTALTNEAGSTLAQYNDLVKLPPKAAHVTITLP; this is encoded by the coding sequence ATGAACGCCTTTGTCGAACGCCGCGTCGCGCCGCAGCCGGGCGAACGGGTGGCGCGCCCGCCGCAGCGCCTTAGCGACATCATGTACGAAGGCTTCTACGCCCTGTTTTTGCTCAAGAATGGCTGCGGCCCGCAGGACAAGGTGGCCTTCGCCGACAACATGACCGCCTTCCTGGCCGATGTCGACCGCCAGGCCAAGGCGCTCGGCATCTCGGCCGAGGACGTGACCGCCGCCAAGTATGCGTTCTGCTCGGCGGTCGACGAGATCATCCTGCGCTCGAGCTTCGACGTGCGCGAAGCCTGGGAGACCCGTCCGCTTCAGCTGCGGGTGTTCGGCGACCAGCTCGCGGGCGAGCATTTCTTCCACCGCCTGGAAGATCTGCGCGCCAAGGGCGTAGTGCACGTAGAAGCGCTGGAAGTGTTCCATATGTGCCTGCTGCTTGGCTTCCAGGGCCGCTATGCGCTCGACGGCCGCGACAAGCTGGACTACCTGGTCGCGCGCCTGGGCGACGAGATCGCCCGCATGCGCGGGCGCACGCGTGGCTTCGCACCGCACGCCGAGCGGCCGGACCAGGTGGTGAACCGGCTGCACAGCGATCTGTCGCTGTGGGTACTGGGGACGGTCTTCCTGGTAGCTGGCCTGGGGGCCTACCTGGGCTTTGACACCGCACTGACGAACGAAGCCGGAAGCACGCTGGCGCAGTACAACGACCTGGTGAAGCTGCCGCCGAAGGCGGCGCATGTGACCATTACGCTGCCTTAG
- the tagF gene encoding type VI secretion system-associated protein TagF gives MRGLTSERIGYFGKVPGRADFVKLADDPAAIAMLDRWLAQVMTLLQSDPRWRINYDAMPQVSFALVGPARRHAVAGHLLASHDQSGRRFPFLAARTHAVPDPAAFVTRCPLAFSPLWTFLESMCPRVLSDADPGPHLQAIADAPITLGEAEPSLSHLLANGTVGSLGALLGERQFARMLLALGLLLQPVMHSQPAQLHKSLVLPLPGDPPSRFPVAAFWLQLVAPFLRRASFDLAIFITRQEGRPVLVIGFCAALAETLRALVDPLVGAEQQVRLGDTGWIDEQLYIDTDVRSLASYLAQSDLPLGLARDMFMKTFIGAPT, from the coding sequence ATGCGCGGCCTCACTTCAGAACGCATAGGCTATTTCGGGAAAGTGCCGGGGCGCGCCGATTTCGTCAAGCTGGCCGACGACCCGGCCGCGATCGCGATGCTCGACCGCTGGCTGGCGCAGGTAATGACACTGTTGCAGTCCGACCCGCGCTGGCGCATCAATTACGACGCCATGCCGCAAGTGAGCTTTGCCCTGGTGGGGCCGGCGCGGCGGCATGCCGTGGCTGGCCACCTGCTGGCCAGCCACGACCAGTCTGGACGGCGCTTTCCGTTCCTGGCTGCGCGCACCCATGCCGTGCCTGATCCGGCGGCCTTCGTGACGCGCTGCCCGCTGGCTTTCAGCCCGCTGTGGACCTTTCTCGAGTCGATGTGCCCACGGGTTCTGAGCGATGCCGATCCGGGCCCGCACCTGCAGGCGATCGCGGACGCACCGATCACGCTGGGCGAAGCCGAACCTAGCTTGTCGCACCTGCTGGCCAACGGCACGGTGGGCTCGCTCGGCGCCTTGCTCGGCGAGCGCCAATTTGCGCGCATGCTGCTGGCACTGGGCTTGCTGCTGCAGCCGGTGATGCACAGCCAGCCAGCCCAGCTGCACAAATCGCTGGTGCTGCCGCTACCCGGCGATCCACCGTCGCGCTTTCCGGTCGCCGCTTTCTGGCTGCAGCTGGTAGCGCCTTTCCTGCGCCGCGCCAGCTTCGACCTGGCGATCTTCATTACCCGCCAGGAAGGCCGGCCGGTGCTGGTAATCGGGTTCTGCGCCGCGCTGGCCGAGACCTTGCGCGCGCTGGTCGATCCGCTGGTCGGCGCCGAACAGCAGGTGCGCCTGGGCGACACCGGCTGGATCGACGAACAGCTGTATATCGACACCGATGTGCGCTCGCTGGCCAGCTACCTGGCGCAGTCCGACCTGCCGCTGGGGCTGGCACGCGACATGTTCATGAAGACCTTCATCGGAGCGCCAACGTGA
- a CDS encoding M48 family metallopeptidase: MMLKRLMPLIVGVVTLAGCATGPQGVARQSHVAVGEQVFAEADQAIAAKQEEKAYAMLKAAGDAHPVDKRPWVKMAQIRFNAGVYGEAISHAHEALERDPDDKVAHSIVAVSGLRVASKALADLTRKNNLQGDVKSEAQDLALMLRTSLGEPNLFKPAAATKSPTARARAPRDAAPAPARAASSSSASNDKDPFSGLK, encoded by the coding sequence ATGATGTTGAAACGCTTGATGCCCCTGATCGTGGGAGTCGTCACCCTGGCCGGGTGCGCCACTGGTCCGCAAGGCGTGGCCCGCCAATCGCATGTCGCCGTCGGAGAACAGGTCTTTGCCGAAGCCGACCAGGCGATCGCGGCGAAACAGGAAGAAAAAGCCTATGCGATGCTCAAGGCCGCCGGCGATGCCCACCCGGTCGACAAGCGCCCTTGGGTGAAAATGGCGCAGATCCGCTTCAACGCTGGTGTGTACGGCGAAGCCATCTCTCATGCCCACGAGGCGCTCGAACGCGATCCGGACGACAAGGTGGCGCACAGCATCGTCGCCGTCAGCGGCCTGCGGGTGGCCAGCAAGGCGTTGGCCGACCTGACCCGCAAGAACAATCTGCAGGGAGACGTCAAGAGCGAGGCCCAGGACCTGGCCCTCATGCTGCGCACCAGCCTGGGTGAGCCCAACCTGTTCAAGCCCGCAGCCGCGACGAAAAGTCCCACGGCGCGGGCGCGGGCGCCACGCGACGCCGCGCCGGCCCCGGCCAGGGCGGCCAGCAGCAGTAGCGCCAGCAACGACAAGGACCCGTTCAGCGGTCTTAAGTAA
- a CDS encoding OmpA family protein — MKPSALYLFAVLGAGSAAVQAQSEPPIVVSGTVADEPTKAALLERLRLVYGAARVVDQLSVGAVATPAAWGDYVAKLINPNLKLVSRGQLKIEGNKVNLRGDVASQEQRQQIASDIAAHLNPTYTVNNGLRVVASQQGVLDAALADRIIEFESGKATLTEDGMTVLDQMSAAMSRLGGVRVEVIGHTDNAGSRAGNLSLSQARAEAVKDYIVGKGIGADSIAVSGEGPDRPVADNRTPEGKARNRRIEFKVIQ, encoded by the coding sequence GTGAAACCATCCGCACTGTATCTTTTTGCCGTTCTTGGCGCCGGCAGCGCCGCAGTCCAGGCCCAGTCCGAGCCACCGATCGTGGTCAGCGGCACCGTAGCCGACGAGCCGACCAAGGCAGCGCTGCTGGAGCGCTTGCGCCTGGTGTATGGGGCCGCGCGGGTGGTCGACCAGCTTTCGGTCGGCGCCGTGGCGACTCCCGCCGCCTGGGGTGACTACGTGGCCAAGCTGATCAATCCCAACCTGAAGCTGGTAAGCCGTGGCCAGCTCAAGATCGAGGGCAACAAGGTCAACCTGCGCGGCGACGTCGCCAGCCAGGAGCAGCGCCAGCAGATCGCCAGCGACATCGCGGCCCACCTGAACCCGACCTATACCGTCAACAACGGCCTGCGCGTGGTGGCGTCCCAGCAGGGCGTGCTCGACGCGGCGCTGGCAGACCGGATCATCGAATTCGAATCGGGCAAGGCGACCCTGACCGAAGACGGCATGACGGTGCTCGACCAGATGAGCGCGGCGATGAGCCGGCTCGGGGGCGTGCGGGTGGAGGTGATCGGCCATACCGACAATGCCGGCTCGCGCGCCGGCAACCTGTCGCTGAGCCAGGCGCGGGCTGAAGCGGTCAAGGATTATATTGTCGGCAAGGGCATTGGCGCCGACTCGATCGCTGTCTCGGGCGAAGGGCCGGACCGGCCGGTAGCGGATAACCGCACGCCGGAGGGCAAGGCCAGGAACCGGCGAATCGAATTCAAGGTGATCCAGTAG